The following are from one region of the Apostichopus japonicus isolate 1M-3 chromosome 17, ASM3797524v1, whole genome shotgun sequence genome:
- the LOC139984131 gene encoding E3 ubiquitin-protein ligase TRIM56-like isoform X2: protein MATSTSLNELKENYFLCSVCLDQFNEPKMLPCLHRYCSLCLKTVIQASNDGTIKCPMCKQVCKVPKEGVDGFKTDFHMKSVLEFLNLQKSVNNGDLKECISCSKKKQVFAYCFKCGDFLCEQCYKFHKDSRMLKNHQPHILKLANAEAMNLTLEELSTFTEDPRCHIHVKQQAQLCCSTCRNVPVCMPCTYSKHKGHDLHEVNELASNERILLESKLTEINILKSRLNELPGKVEVILRKLSENIAEKTETLKIQHEQLLYKLKDDKKEVTTARENGLMDINKRMDDEKLQISVREEKELREVKQKYKEITKETERKYDHESLDFNEKCDKREARVDGKLKKLDDNLQELTADIYIRTKKHKDELQKLSNHCQQIIERYENFTTTTSSILASKDEWIDAQCIPDIREAYEPLIQEMKKEFLDVESLSDFTIGDMTKDLFDNVTISEHEESVIRVKGLKEYVTWYIDDITSTLDGKIVITGGSIEVNHITLLNK from the coding sequence ATGGCTACCTCGACCTCTCTAAATGAATTGAAGGAGAACTACTTCCTGTGTTCTGTTTGCTTGGATCAGTTTAACGAACCAAAAATGTTACCCTGTCTTCACCGATACTGTAGTCTCTGTTTGAAAACAGTCATCCAAGCAAGCAATGATGGAACAATCAAATGTCCAATGTGTAAGCAAGTCTGCAAAGTACCCAAGGAAGGAGTGGATGGATTCAAGACTGACTTTCACATGAAGAGCGTTCTTGAGTTCTTAAACTTGCAAAAGTCTGTCAATAACGGAGACTTAAAGGAATGTATTAGCTGTTCAAAGAAAAAGCAGGTGTttgcatattgctttaagtgTGGAGACTTTTTATGTGAACAATGTTACAAGTTTCACAAGGACAGTAGAATGCTTAAAAATCATCAACCACACATACTGAAGTTAGCAAACGCGGAAGCAATGAACCTCACCTTAGAAGAATTATCAACCTTTACGGAAGACCCAAGGTGCCATATTCATGTGAAACAACAAGCCCAGTTGTGTTGTAGCACATGTAGAAATGTACCGGTTTGTATGCCGTGTACCTACAGCAAACACAAAGGACATGACCTACATGAAGTCAATGAACTAGCAAGTAATGAAAGAATTTTACTTGAATCGAaactgactgaaataaacataCTGAAAAGTAGACTAAACGAGTTACCTGGAAAGGTTGAGGTAATTTTACGAAAGCTATCTGAAAATATCGCGGAAAAGACggaaactttgaaaatccaacACGAACAACTATTGTACAAACTCAAAGACGATAAGAAAGAAGTCACTACTGCAAGAGAAAATGGCTTGATGGACATAAACAAGAGAATGGATGATGAAAAACTACAAATAAGTGTCAGGGAGGAAAAAGAGTTGAGAGAAGTGAaacagaaatataaagaaatcacaaaggaaacagaaagaaaatatgatCATGAATCTCTAGATTTTAATGAGAAATGCGATAAACGCGAGGCAAGGGTTGATGGAAAGCTTAAAAAGTTAGATGACAATTTACAGGAATTGACCGCAGATATTTACATTCGTACAAAGAAACATAAGGATGAGCTTCAAAAACTATCAAATCATTGTCAGCAGATTATTGAACGTTACGAGAACTTTACAACCACGACTTCATCTATTCTTGCGTCTAAAGACGAGTGGATAGATGCTCAGTGTATACCTGATATTAGGGAAGCATATGAACCTCTGatacaagaaatgaaaaaagagtTCCTAGATGtagaatctttatctgattttacGATCGGTGACATGACGAAAGATCTATTTGATAACGTAACGATTAGTGAACACGAAGAGTCTGTAATTAGAGTTAAGGGGCTCAAAGAATATGTAACGTGGTACATCGATGATATAACAAGTACATTGGATGGTAAAATTGTCATCACGGGTGGTAGTATAGAAGTTAACCACATCACTCTCCTTAATAAGTGA
- the LOC139984127 gene encoding uncharacterized protein isoform X1, with product MTSMLPFLETDDSLLICSICLNELKEPKLLSCLHRYCGSCLMGLIDGNDNELQCPDCGIVHALPENGVEGLLVDISMKNILQLHRIKKAIDTRMKCMSCRNIKNAGAFCFNCDDFICQNCFDNHGATSKSRHHTLAMNDVKTGQLNNANWAALTDISRCRDHPENMLELCCRTCHGNHLMCRECSLVEHANHELCNDVPYLASEERNRINQKMDNLLKNIERVQKKRALMTKSTEKFKHVVERRKSHIQNEFDRMEEIIKGKIHNEVDKLNRGMVQMEDVLSLGKISTDKPSLKKQVKELNEEYDRICEKEKKELETAFQALQAENNQEQGKLFDQLANLKIAFKRIVSEIEINARRNQEEMKAILDFWDSIDSRLNNIQATVSAHLTIRNDWADIQCIPMMCSVVDSLMRDMDREIPDFKLLSQIRITKFENCDRKSHVDISEVADDEVDVDGIHSKQWGINGITGNEEGTIVVTGESSQDHSHITVIDLKGTTLRQDEIESELAFECRYCDFMTKFKVVTVCWNNEIGLYDIRDGTYTEMNLKDNDSVWPFGQDVSCVTVDEANNDIFIGYKDSRDISVFDDQLNYSHALSLPSTVRWPRDIAVHGNNLIVCDRTGMEAYAISITGSTCMVMFQFAKPNTKSSNCWPIGVCTDQNEFIYMLWSAVTMSSFKRLLVQYSRDGQRLLATRHVHDDALCISTVSTRRGETLLVSTWKTGKIFQYNLT from the exons ATGACATCCATGTTACCGTTCTTAGAAACAGATGATAGCTTACTAATATGCTCCATCTGTCTCAATGAGCTAAAGGAACCAAAGCTTCTATCATGTCTTCATCGATACTGTGGCAGTTGTCTCATGGGTCTTATCGATGGAAATGATAACGAATTACAATGTCCTGATTGTGGAATAGTTCACGCACTACCAGAGAATGGAGTAGAGGGACTCCTTGTTGACATCAGTATGAAGAACATACTTCAACTGCACAGAATAAAGAAAGCTATTGATACAAGAATGAAGTGTATGTCATGTCGAAATATAAAGAATGCTGGTGCTTTCTGCTTCAATTGTGATGATTTCATTTGTCAGAATTGCTTTGATAATCATGGAGCAACGTCTAAGTCACGACATCATACACTAGCAATGAACGATGTGAAAACGGGACAGTTAAATAATGCGAATTGGGCTGCACTAACAGATATTTCCAGATGCCGTGATCATCCCGAAAATATGTTAGAACTTTGTTGCAGAACATGTCATGGTAACCATCTTATGTGTAGAGAATGTTCTTTGGTGGAGCATGCCAATCACGAGCTTTGCAATGACGTACCCTATTTGGCATCAGAAGAACGAAATCGAATCAACCAAAAGATggataatttgttgaaaaacattGAAAGGGTTCAAAAGAAGCGTGCGTTAATGAcaaaatcaacagaaaagtTCAAGCATGTCGTTGAAAGACGAAAATCCCATATTCAAAACGAATTTGATCGCATGGAGGAAATTATTAAAGGCAAAATACACAATGAAGTCGATAAACTTAACAGAGGAATGGTACAAATGGAAGATGTACTTAGCCTTGGAAAAATATCAACAGATAAACCCAGTTTAAAGAAACAAGTCAAAGAATTGAATGAAGAGTATGATAGAATATGtgaaaaggagaagaaggaaTTAGAAACCGCCTTTCAAGCTTTGCAAGCAGAAAATAACCAAGAACAAGGTAAACTGTTCGATCAACTTGCTAACCTCAAGATAGCATTTAAACGTATCGTGTCAGAAATCGAAATAAATGCAAGGCGTAACCAGGAAGAAATGAAAGCTATATTAGATTTTTGGGATTCGATTGATAGCAGGCTTAACAATATCCAAGCGACTGTAAGCGCACATCTTACGATCCGAAATGATTGGGCTGACATCCAGTGCATACCAATGATGTGCTCTGTGGTCGACAGTTTGATGCGAGATATGGACAGGGAGATTCCTGATTTTAAGTTATTATCGCAAATCAGGATAACAAAATTTGAGAATTGTGATAGAAAGTCCCATGTTGACATCAGTGAGGTTGCTGATGACGAGGTTGATGTCGATGGGATTCACTCCAAACAATGGGGCATTAACGGTATCACTGGCAATGAAGAAGGTACCATTGTCGTCACAGGTGAGTCTTCGCAAGATCATTCACACATTACTGTTATCGATTTGAAAGGTACAACTTTGAGACAAGACGAGATTGAATCCGAATTAGCTTTCGAATGTCGTTATTGTGATTTTATGACAAAGTTCAAAGTCGTAACAGTTTGTTGGAATAATGAAATTGGACTATATGACATTCGCGATGGCACATATACAGAGATGAACTTAAAGGATAACGATAGCGTTTGGCCTTTTGGTCAAGATGTATCATGTGTAACTGTTGATGAGGCCAACAATGACATATTCATTGGTTATAAAGACAGCCGAGATATTTCCGTCTTCGATGACCAATTGAATTACAGTCATGCCCTTAGCCTTCCATCTACCGTTCGATGGCCCAGAGACATTGCGGTACACGGCAATAATCTAATAGTGTGTGATAGAACCGGTATGGAAGCTTACGCTATCTCTATTACGGGCTCGACTTGCATGGTTATGTTCCAGTTTGCCAAACCAAACACCAAAAGCTCTAATTGTTGGCCCATTGGCGTATGCACTGACCAAAATGAATTCATCTACATGTTGTGGTCAGCAGTTACTATGAGTTCATTTAAACGCCTATTAGTACAATACAGTCGCGATGGACAACGTTTACTTGCAACAAGACATGTGCATGATGACGCGTTGTGTATTTCTACGGTGAGCACCAGAAGAGGAGAAACATTATTAGTGTCTACCTGGAAAACTGGGAAAATATTTCAGTACAACTTA ACATAG
- the LOC139984127 gene encoding E3 ubiquitin-protein ligase Midline-1-like isoform X2, producing MTSMLPFLETDDSLLICSICLNELKEPKLLSCLHRYCGSCLMGLIDGNDNELQCPDCGIVHALPENGVEGLLVDISMKNILQLHRIKKAIDTRMKCMSCRNIKNAGAFCFNCDDFICQNCFDNHGATSKSRHHTLAMNDVKTGQLNNANWAALTDISRCRDHPENMLELCCRTCHGNHLMCRECSLVEHANHELCNDVPYLASEERNRINQKMDNLLKNIERVQKKRALMTKSTEKFKHVVERRKSHIQNEFDRMEEIIKGKIHNEVDKLNRGMVQMEDVLSLGKISTDKPSLKKQVKELNEEYDRICEKEKKELETAFQALQAENNQEQGKLFDQLANLKIAFKRIVSEIEINARRNQEEMKAILDFWDSIDSRLNNIQATVSAHLTIRNDWADIQCIPMMCSVVDSLMRDMDREIPDFKLLSQIRITKFENCDRKSHVDISEVADDEVDVDGIHSKQWGINGITGNEEGTIVVTDIVLGFKLLTLILQRWLLLESMFDVSLD from the exons ATGACATCCATGTTACCGTTCTTAGAAACAGATGATAGCTTACTAATATGCTCCATCTGTCTCAATGAGCTAAAGGAACCAAAGCTTCTATCATGTCTTCATCGATACTGTGGCAGTTGTCTCATGGGTCTTATCGATGGAAATGATAACGAATTACAATGTCCTGATTGTGGAATAGTTCACGCACTACCAGAGAATGGAGTAGAGGGACTCCTTGTTGACATCAGTATGAAGAACATACTTCAACTGCACAGAATAAAGAAAGCTATTGATACAAGAATGAAGTGTATGTCATGTCGAAATATAAAGAATGCTGGTGCTTTCTGCTTCAATTGTGATGATTTCATTTGTCAGAATTGCTTTGATAATCATGGAGCAACGTCTAAGTCACGACATCATACACTAGCAATGAACGATGTGAAAACGGGACAGTTAAATAATGCGAATTGGGCTGCACTAACAGATATTTCCAGATGCCGTGATCATCCCGAAAATATGTTAGAACTTTGTTGCAGAACATGTCATGGTAACCATCTTATGTGTAGAGAATGTTCTTTGGTGGAGCATGCCAATCACGAGCTTTGCAATGACGTACCCTATTTGGCATCAGAAGAACGAAATCGAATCAACCAAAAGATggataatttgttgaaaaacattGAAAGGGTTCAAAAGAAGCGTGCGTTAATGAcaaaatcaacagaaaagtTCAAGCATGTCGTTGAAAGACGAAAATCCCATATTCAAAACGAATTTGATCGCATGGAGGAAATTATTAAAGGCAAAATACACAATGAAGTCGATAAACTTAACAGAGGAATGGTACAAATGGAAGATGTACTTAGCCTTGGAAAAATATCAACAGATAAACCCAGTTTAAAGAAACAAGTCAAAGAATTGAATGAAGAGTATGATAGAATATGtgaaaaggagaagaaggaaTTAGAAACCGCCTTTCAAGCTTTGCAAGCAGAAAATAACCAAGAACAAGGTAAACTGTTCGATCAACTTGCTAACCTCAAGATAGCATTTAAACGTATCGTGTCAGAAATCGAAATAAATGCAAGGCGTAACCAGGAAGAAATGAAAGCTATATTAGATTTTTGGGATTCGATTGATAGCAGGCTTAACAATATCCAAGCGACTGTAAGCGCACATCTTACGATCCGAAATGATTGGGCTGACATCCAGTGCATACCAATGATGTGCTCTGTGGTCGACAGTTTGATGCGAGATATGGACAGGGAGATTCCTGATTTTAAGTTATTATCGCAAATCAGGATAACAAAATTTGAGAATTGTGATAGAAAGTCCCATGTTGACATCAGTGAGGTTGCTGATGACGAGGTTGATGTCGATGGGATTCACTCCAAACAATGGGGCATTAACGGTATCACTGGCAATGAAGAAGGTACCATTGTCGTCACAG ACATAGTTCTCGGTTTCAAACTGCTGACGTTGATTCTACAACGCTGGCTGCTGTTGGAGTCTATGTTTGACGTTTCTTTGGATTGA
- the LOC139984141 gene encoding uncharacterized protein produces MASFHVLALLVFMVVGYAHSYCIEVYIDPPVGPENARCQQDFFSSSHPCTECSCNESGTNYKCCYYDTAYKPIVANNEYCDVIFDQENCVYTTNTKSTDYPDACTEKGKIL; encoded by the exons ATGGCGTCGTTCCATGTGCTTGCCTTATTAGTATTCATGGTGGTTGGATATGCTCATTCTTACTGTATTGAAG TTTACATCGATCCACCAGTTGGCCCGGAGAATGCCCGTTGCCAGCAGGATTTTTTCAGCAGTAGCCACCCATGTACAGAATGCTCTTGCAACGAAAGTGGAACAAACTACAAATGTTGTTATTA TGACACCGCCTACAAACCTATCGTGGCAAATAATGAatactgtgacgtcatattcgACCAAGAGAACTGCGTCTATACCACCAATACTAAGTCAACAGACTACCCGGACGCCTGCACCGAGAAAGGAAAAATACTCTAG
- the LOC139984131 gene encoding uncharacterized protein isoform X1, which produces MIDLSDKYTYSTRIMATSTSLNELKENYFLCSVCLDQFNEPKMLPCLHRYCSLCLKTVIQASNDGTIKCPMCKQVCKVPKEGVDGFKTDFHMKSVLEFLNLQKSVNNGDLKECISCSKKKQVFAYCFKCGDFLCEQCYKFHKDSRMLKNHQPHILKLANAEAMNLTLEELSTFTEDPRCHIHVKQQAQLCCSTCRNVPVCMPCTYSKHKGHDLHEVNELASNERILLESKLTEINILKSRLNELPGKVEVILRKLSENIAEKTETLKIQHEQLLYKLKDDKKEVTTARENGLMDINKRMDDEKLQISVREEKELREVKQKYKEITKETERKYDHESLDFNEKCDKREARVDGKLKKLDDNLQELTADIYIRTKKHKDELQKLSNHCQQIIERYENFTTTTSSILASKDEWIDAQCIPDIREAYEPLIQEMKKEFLDVESLSDFTIGDMTKDLFDNVTISEHEESVIRVKGLKEYVTWYIDDITSTLDGKIVITGGSIEVNHITLLNK; this is translated from the exons ATGATAG ATCTGTCAGACAAATACACATATTCAACAAGGATCATGGCTACCTCGACCTCTCTAAATGAATTGAAGGAGAACTACTTCCTGTGTTCTGTTTGCTTGGATCAGTTTAACGAACCAAAAATGTTACCCTGTCTTCACCGATACTGTAGTCTCTGTTTGAAAACAGTCATCCAAGCAAGCAATGATGGAACAATCAAATGTCCAATGTGTAAGCAAGTCTGCAAAGTACCCAAGGAAGGAGTGGATGGATTCAAGACTGACTTTCACATGAAGAGCGTTCTTGAGTTCTTAAACTTGCAAAAGTCTGTCAATAACGGAGACTTAAAGGAATGTATTAGCTGTTCAAAGAAAAAGCAGGTGTttgcatattgctttaagtgTGGAGACTTTTTATGTGAACAATGTTACAAGTTTCACAAGGACAGTAGAATGCTTAAAAATCATCAACCACACATACTGAAGTTAGCAAACGCGGAAGCAATGAACCTCACCTTAGAAGAATTATCAACCTTTACGGAAGACCCAAGGTGCCATATTCATGTGAAACAACAAGCCCAGTTGTGTTGTAGCACATGTAGAAATGTACCGGTTTGTATGCCGTGTACCTACAGCAAACACAAAGGACATGACCTACATGAAGTCAATGAACTAGCAAGTAATGAAAGAATTTTACTTGAATCGAaactgactgaaataaacataCTGAAAAGTAGACTAAACGAGTTACCTGGAAAGGTTGAGGTAATTTTACGAAAGCTATCTGAAAATATCGCGGAAAAGACggaaactttgaaaatccaacACGAACAACTATTGTACAAACTCAAAGACGATAAGAAAGAAGTCACTACTGCAAGAGAAAATGGCTTGATGGACATAAACAAGAGAATGGATGATGAAAAACTACAAATAAGTGTCAGGGAGGAAAAAGAGTTGAGAGAAGTGAaacagaaatataaagaaatcacaaaggaaacagaaagaaaatatgatCATGAATCTCTAGATTTTAATGAGAAATGCGATAAACGCGAGGCAAGGGTTGATGGAAAGCTTAAAAAGTTAGATGACAATTTACAGGAATTGACCGCAGATATTTACATTCGTACAAAGAAACATAAGGATGAGCTTCAAAAACTATCAAATCATTGTCAGCAGATTATTGAACGTTACGAGAACTTTACAACCACGACTTCATCTATTCTTGCGTCTAAAGACGAGTGGATAGATGCTCAGTGTATACCTGATATTAGGGAAGCATATGAACCTCTGatacaagaaatgaaaaaagagtTCCTAGATGtagaatctttatctgattttacGATCGGTGACATGACGAAAGATCTATTTGATAACGTAACGATTAGTGAACACGAAGAGTCTGTAATTAGAGTTAAGGGGCTCAAAGAATATGTAACGTGGTACATCGATGATATAACAAGTACATTGGATGGTAAAATTGTCATCACGGGTGGTAGTATAGAAGTTAACCACATCACTCTCCTTAATAAGTGA